The Rhinopithecus roxellana isolate Shanxi Qingling chromosome 13, ASM756505v1, whole genome shotgun sequence genome contains a region encoding:
- the RGS19 gene encoding regulator of G-protein signaling 19 isoform X3, with protein MSSHDAAPPAAPSRNPCCLCWCCCCSCSWNQERRRAWQASRESKLQPLPSCEVCATPSPEEVQSWAQSFDKLMHSPAGRSVFRAFLRTEYSEENMLFWLACEELKAEANQHVVDEKARLIYEDYVSILSPKEVSLDSRVREGINKKMQEPSAHTFDDAQLQIYTLMHRDSYPRFLSSPTYRALLLQGPSQSSSEA; from the exons ATGTCCAGTCATGATGCAGCCCCTCCAGCGGCCCCCAGCCGTAACCCCTGCTGCCtatgctggtgctgctgctgtaGCTGCTCCTG GAACCAAGAGCGGCGGCGCGCATGGCAGGCCTCCCGGGAGAGCAAGCTGCAGCCCCTCCCCAGCTGTGAAGTATG TGCCACACCAAGTCCTGAGGAGGTGCAGAGCTGGGCCCAGTCTTTTGACAAGCTGATGCACAGCCCGGCGGGACGCAGCGTGTTCCGGGCATTCCTGCGGACAGAGTACAGCGAGGAGAACATGCTCTTCTGGCTGGCCTGTGAGGAGCTGAAGGCCGAGGCCAACCAGCACGTGGTGGACGAGAAGGCGAGGCTCATCTACGAAGACTACGTGTCCATCCTGTCCCCCAAGGAG GTGAGCCTGGACTCCCGTGTGCGGGAGGGCATCAACAAGAAGATGCAGGAGCCGTCCGCACACACGTTTGACGACGCACAGCTGCAGATCTACACGCTCATGCACCGGGACTCCTACCCACGCTTCCTCAGCTCTCCCACCTACCGTGCCCTGCTGCTGCAGGGGCCGTCACAGTCCTCCTCCGAGGCCTAG
- the LKAAEAR1 gene encoding protein LKAAEAR1: protein MPPPAKEGRRKEPRERGGKSAPGAARGEGRAKWAPATEPPKPGWALTPQGLAAMLPAQRHRHLLFGDLLEDVGAAASTFPCGSAEPGYRMPDPRTWTQPLELPAERQNRLLGVLKAAEARGRVRALRLRYTRMRAEEIALLIQRQKSARAAIRLELFLPPQLKPTRIPDPLDRQERRRVETILEENVDGSIFPR from the exons ATGCCGCCGCCAGCGAAGGAGGGCCGGCGCAAGGAACCGCGGGAGCGAGGCGGCAAGAGCGCGCCAGGCGCGGCGCGGGGTGAGGGGCGCGCCAAGTGGGCGCCCGCGACAGAGCCCCCCAAGCCGGGCTGGGCCCTGACGCCGCAGGGGCTAGCGGCCATGCTCCCTGCGCAGCGTCACCGCCATCTGCTCTTCGGCGACCTGCTGGAGGACGTGGGCGCGGCGGCCTCCACCTTCCCGTGCGGGTCGGCGGAGCCGGGATACCGCATGCCCGACCCGCGCACGTGGACGCAGCCGCTCGAGCTGCCCGCCGAGCGCCAGAACCGGCTCCTCGGCGTACTCAAGGCGGCGGAGGCCCGCGGGCGAGTCCGCGCCCTGCGGCTGCGCTACACCCGCATGCGG GCCGAGGAGATCGCGCTGCTCATCCAGCGGCAGAAGTCCGCGCGCGCCGCCATccggctggagctgttcctgccGCCGCAGCTGAAGCCCACGCGGATCCCGGACCCCCTGGACCGCCAAGAG CGGAGGCGcgtggagaccatcctggaggAGAACGTGGATGGCAGCATCTTCCCGCGGTGA
- the RGS19 gene encoding regulator of G-protein signaling 19 isoform X1 codes for MGVSRNLLWGPHLGPSLGGGAGSCCSPLLNDPGPPPSPANTGPEEADRPPSMSSHDAAPPAAPSRNPCCLCWCCCCSCSWNQERRRAWQASRESKLQPLPSCEVCATPSPEEVQSWAQSFDKLMHSPAGRSVFRAFLRTEYSEENMLFWLACEELKAEANQHVVDEKARLIYEDYVSILSPKEVSLDSRVREGINKKMQEPSAHTFDDAQLQIYTLMHRDSYPRFLSSPTYRALLLQGPSQSSSEA; via the exons ATGGGGGTGTCTCGGAACCTCCTGTGGGGGCCTCATCTGGGGcccagcctgggaggaggagccgGAAGCTGCTGCAGCCCCCTCCTCAATGACCCTGGACCCCCTCCCAGCCCTGCT AACACAGGGCCAGAGGAGGCGGACCGGCCCCCTTCAATGTCCAGTCATGATGCAGCCCCTCCAGCGGCCCCCAGCCGTAACCCCTGCTGCCtatgctggtgctgctgctgtaGCTGCTCCTG GAACCAAGAGCGGCGGCGCGCATGGCAGGCCTCCCGGGAGAGCAAGCTGCAGCCCCTCCCCAGCTGTGAAGTATG TGCCACACCAAGTCCTGAGGAGGTGCAGAGCTGGGCCCAGTCTTTTGACAAGCTGATGCACAGCCCGGCGGGACGCAGCGTGTTCCGGGCATTCCTGCGGACAGAGTACAGCGAGGAGAACATGCTCTTCTGGCTGGCCTGTGAGGAGCTGAAGGCCGAGGCCAACCAGCACGTGGTGGACGAGAAGGCGAGGCTCATCTACGAAGACTACGTGTCCATCCTGTCCCCCAAGGAG GTGAGCCTGGACTCCCGTGTGCGGGAGGGCATCAACAAGAAGATGCAGGAGCCGTCCGCACACACGTTTGACGACGCACAGCTGCAGATCTACACGCTCATGCACCGGGACTCCTACCCACGCTTCCTCAGCTCTCCCACCTACCGTGCCCTGCTGCTGCAGGGGCCGTCACAGTCCTCCTCCGAGGCCTAG
- the RGS19 gene encoding regulator of G-protein signaling 19 isoform X2, with translation MPTPHEAEKQNTGPEEADRPPSMSSHDAAPPAAPSRNPCCLCWCCCCSCSWNQERRRAWQASRESKLQPLPSCEVCATPSPEEVQSWAQSFDKLMHSPAGRSVFRAFLRTEYSEENMLFWLACEELKAEANQHVVDEKARLIYEDYVSILSPKEVSLDSRVREGINKKMQEPSAHTFDDAQLQIYTLMHRDSYPRFLSSPTYRALLLQGPSQSSSEA, from the exons ATGCCCACCCCGCATGAGGCTGAGAAGCAG AACACAGGGCCAGAGGAGGCGGACCGGCCCCCTTCAATGTCCAGTCATGATGCAGCCCCTCCAGCGGCCCCCAGCCGTAACCCCTGCTGCCtatgctggtgctgctgctgtaGCTGCTCCTG GAACCAAGAGCGGCGGCGCGCATGGCAGGCCTCCCGGGAGAGCAAGCTGCAGCCCCTCCCCAGCTGTGAAGTATG TGCCACACCAAGTCCTGAGGAGGTGCAGAGCTGGGCCCAGTCTTTTGACAAGCTGATGCACAGCCCGGCGGGACGCAGCGTGTTCCGGGCATTCCTGCGGACAGAGTACAGCGAGGAGAACATGCTCTTCTGGCTGGCCTGTGAGGAGCTGAAGGCCGAGGCCAACCAGCACGTGGTGGACGAGAAGGCGAGGCTCATCTACGAAGACTACGTGTCCATCCTGTCCCCCAAGGAG GTGAGCCTGGACTCCCGTGTGCGGGAGGGCATCAACAAGAAGATGCAGGAGCCGTCCGCACACACGTTTGACGACGCACAGCTGCAGATCTACACGCTCATGCACCGGGACTCCTACCCACGCTTCCTCAGCTCTCCCACCTACCGTGCCCTGCTGCTGCAGGGGCCGTCACAGTCCTCCTCCGAGGCCTAG